A stretch of Myxococcus guangdongensis DNA encodes these proteins:
- a CDS encoding 5'-nucleotidase C-terminal domain-containing protein: MSLPKSLVAALVCALASPLAGCISYNDSCQPLVADPDAVVGYLGQDVLLDKPFVWHDNNALAQAAADAFRHAEDGSARPAVLGVINGGSLRAEGLCFTRQALRKGPLTDGVLHEVILFENLVVSVDLTEKELVRMMENSVGSLYREGELIASPSGAFLHLSEGTTMHVNCASPRGQRVEALTVNGQPVPLPPRDDESIRYRVAMPSFLLGGGDGYGEAFGNAGQNPDRFPVQARKLGGTDANITSAYLRERHPSPEQSLTEKPRITFSNCARPARPAGG, from the coding sequence ATGTCACTGCCCAAGTCCCTCGTCGCCGCGCTCGTGTGCGCCCTGGCCTCGCCCCTGGCCGGGTGCATCTCCTACAACGACTCGTGCCAGCCGCTCGTCGCGGACCCCGACGCCGTCGTCGGCTACCTGGGCCAGGACGTGCTGCTCGACAAGCCCTTCGTCTGGCACGACAACAACGCGCTGGCGCAGGCCGCGGCGGATGCGTTCCGCCACGCGGAGGATGGCTCGGCCCGTCCCGCGGTGCTGGGCGTCATCAACGGCGGCTCCCTGCGCGCGGAGGGCCTGTGCTTCACGCGCCAGGCGCTGCGCAAGGGGCCGCTCACCGACGGCGTGCTCCACGAGGTCATCCTCTTCGAGAACCTCGTGGTCTCCGTGGACCTCACCGAGAAGGAGCTGGTGAGGATGATGGAGAACAGCGTGGGCAGCCTCTACCGGGAAGGGGAGCTCATCGCGTCACCGTCCGGCGCGTTCCTTCACCTGTCCGAGGGCACGACGATGCACGTCAACTGCGCGAGCCCGCGCGGCCAGCGCGTGGAGGCGCTGACGGTGAACGGCCAGCCCGTGCCCCTGCCGCCGCGTGACGACGAGAGCATCCGCTACCGCGTGGCCATGCCCAGCTTCCTGCTCGGAGGCGGCGACGGTTACGGGGAGGCGTTCGGCAACGCGGGCCAGAACCCGGACCGCTTCCCGGTGCAGGCGCGGAAGCTGGGAGGGACGGACGCGAACATCACCTCGGCGTACCTGCGGGAGAGGCATCCCTCACCCGAGCAGTCGCTCACCGAGAAGCCGCGAATCACGTTCTCGAACTGCGCACGACCCGCGCGGCCCGCCGGAGGTTGA
- a CDS encoding TIGR04563 family protein, translating to MATTDHRKQSLYFPEDMLEEIQREATRQDRSLSWIVQQAWKVARAEIRRMPSVNDVLSAPPRPAAVAASPAATPAATTPLVAAAPSSDEPKS from the coding sequence ATGGCCACCACCGACCATCGCAAGCAAAGCCTCTATTTCCCCGAAGACATGCTGGAGGAAATCCAGCGTGAGGCCACGCGGCAGGACCGTTCGCTGTCGTGGATCGTCCAGCAGGCGTGGAAGGTGGCGCGCGCCGAGATTCGGCGGATGCCGTCGGTCAACGACGTGCTGAGCGCGCCTCCTCGTCCCGCCGCCGTCGCGGCGAGCCCAGCGGCGACGCCCGCGGCCACCACCCCGCTGGTGGCGGCGGCTCCGAGCTCGGACGAGCCGAAGTCCTGA
- a CDS encoding TIGR04563 family protein, which produces MAGTDKRKQSLYFPEEMLKEIQEEATRQDRSLSWVVQQAWKIARDRIKSFPAVNDVTGDPDPREE; this is translated from the coding sequence ATGGCAGGCACCGACAAGCGCAAGCAGTCGCTGTACTTCCCCGAGGAGATGCTGAAGGAGATTCAGGAGGAAGCAACCCGACAGGACCGCTCTCTCTCCTGGGTCGTCCAGCAGGCGTGGAAGATCGCCCGCGACCGCATCAAGTCGTTCCCCGCCGTCAACGATGTGACGGGCGACCCGGACCCGCGCGAGGAGTAG
- the tilS gene encoding tRNA lysidine(34) synthetase TilS — protein MDTYARLGLEGRSVLCAVSGGADSVALLVGTASVRERLRLRVEVCTVDHGVRPESRAEALAVGSLCEQLGVPCHVRFLALPQGPGLEARARQARYEALEAVRRERGLSAVATAHSASDQAETLLMRLARGASTRGAVGIHEARGSLVRPVLALTRTELVASLKEQGVGYATDAMNDDPAFLRVRVRQDALPALSRAAGFQVDARLASYARLAAEDDALLSDLADAAWARVRLEEGALDAVAVRALEVPLRRRVLERLLAGHDVVADAAMVERAMRAVEQGGSATVGRGLRLRATGGRVRCVASSEVKAPLVRAMVLTGEGAGGVLEGTGWHFRVEPREPPPGMHGLALARDVLWPLTVRTRRPGDRVRAGAKQRRLQDVLVDLRVPAESRDSRPVVLDAEGTVVWLPGLWTPPSRAEVSGHYLWAAPVGPSNHQDPSL, from the coding sequence ATGGACACGTATGCGCGCCTCGGACTGGAGGGCCGGTCCGTGCTGTGCGCCGTGTCCGGAGGCGCGGATTCGGTGGCCCTGCTCGTGGGCACGGCGAGCGTGCGCGAGCGGCTGCGGCTTCGAGTGGAGGTCTGTACGGTGGACCATGGCGTGCGTCCCGAATCCCGAGCGGAGGCCCTGGCCGTGGGCTCGCTCTGCGAGCAGCTGGGCGTGCCCTGCCACGTGCGATTCCTGGCCTTGCCTCAGGGCCCGGGACTCGAGGCCCGCGCACGGCAGGCGCGCTACGAGGCCCTGGAGGCGGTGCGGCGGGAGCGGGGCCTGTCGGCGGTGGCGACAGCCCACTCGGCGAGCGACCAGGCGGAGACGCTGCTGATGCGGCTGGCGCGGGGCGCGTCGACGCGGGGCGCGGTGGGCATCCATGAGGCGCGAGGCTCGCTGGTGCGGCCGGTGCTCGCGTTGACGCGGACGGAGCTGGTGGCGAGCCTCAAGGAGCAGGGCGTCGGATATGCGACAGACGCGATGAATGATGACCCGGCGTTCCTGCGGGTCCGGGTGCGACAAGACGCGCTGCCGGCCCTGTCGCGCGCGGCGGGCTTCCAGGTGGACGCTAGGCTGGCGTCGTACGCGCGGCTGGCGGCCGAGGACGACGCGCTGCTGAGCGACCTGGCGGACGCGGCGTGGGCGCGCGTGCGACTTGAGGAGGGGGCGCTGGACGCGGTGGCGGTGCGAGCGCTGGAGGTGCCCCTGCGGCGCAGGGTGCTCGAGAGGCTGCTGGCCGGGCACGACGTGGTGGCGGACGCGGCGATGGTGGAGCGCGCGATGCGGGCGGTGGAGCAGGGCGGCTCGGCGACGGTGGGGCGTGGGTTGCGGCTCCGGGCCACGGGCGGGCGGGTGCGCTGCGTGGCGTCCTCGGAGGTGAAGGCGCCTCTGGTGCGGGCCATGGTGCTGACGGGGGAGGGGGCCGGGGGCGTGCTGGAGGGCACGGGGTGGCATTTCCGCGTCGAGCCGCGCGAGCCGCCTCCGGGCATGCACGGGTTGGCGTTGGCGCGCGATGTCCTCTGGCCGCTGACCGTGCGGACGCGCAGGCCCGGAGACCGGGTGCGCGCGGGCGCGAAACAACGCCGGCTGCAGGATGTGTTGGTGGATCTTCGGGTGCCCGCGGAGTCGAGGGATTCGCGGCCGGTGGTGCTGGATGCCGAGGGCACCGTGGTGTGGCTCCCAGGGCTGTGGACACCCCCGTCACGGGCGGAGGTTTCCGGACACTACCTGTGGGCCGCACCCGTGGGTCCGAGCAATCACCAGGACCCTTCGTTATAG
- the ftsH gene encoding ATP-dependent zinc metalloprotease FtsH, whose amino-acid sequence MRSTYKTIGLWVILIVLFVAFYNFFSQGNDQVQEPSFTQLLSKVEEKKVKEVAVKGNTYSGKFVDTSERFRTTGPAPDAAMLNQLRNNGVDVKYEREEQNSLWLTILGQWMPVVFLFLFFIFFMRQLQGGSGKAMTFGKSKAKLLSESHNKVTFADVAGVDECKEELEEIVAFLKDPKKFTKLGGRIPKGVLMMGPPGTGKTLLARAVAGEAGVPFFSISGSDFVEMFVGVGASRVRDLFEQGKKNAPCIIFIDEIDAVGRHRGAGLGGGHDEREQTLNQLLVEMDGFESNDGVILIAATNRPDVLDPALQRPGRFDRRIVVPRPDLKGRLGVLKVHTRRVPLAPEVDLEVIARGTPGMTGADLENLVNESALMAARQNKERVDLSDFEAAKDKVFMGPERRSMIMTEKEKKNTAVHEAGHALLAKLLPGCDPLHKVTIIPRGQALGVTWSLPTEDKVNGYKKQMLDQISMAMGGRIAEELLFNEMSSGAANDIERATETARAMVCRWGMSEKLGPLAFGKSDGEVFLGRDFNSSKDYSEDTARQIDSEVRSIVVGCYERGRNLLTENLEALKRVSDALVEYETLDAEDVNILLQGGQLTRERPPPRVNAPPKATEKKDKRKILDALEGLPKMEPNKA is encoded by the coding sequence GTGCGTTCGACCTACAAGACCATCGGGCTCTGGGTCATCCTGATCGTCCTCTTCGTCGCCTTCTACAACTTCTTCTCCCAGGGCAACGACCAGGTCCAGGAGCCCTCCTTCACCCAGCTGTTGTCGAAGGTGGAGGAGAAGAAGGTCAAGGAAGTGGCGGTCAAGGGCAACACCTACTCCGGCAAGTTCGTGGACACGAGCGAGCGGTTCCGCACCACGGGCCCCGCGCCGGACGCGGCCATGCTCAACCAGCTCCGCAACAACGGAGTGGACGTCAAGTACGAGCGGGAGGAGCAGAACAGCCTCTGGCTGACCATCCTCGGGCAGTGGATGCCCGTCGTCTTCCTGTTCCTCTTCTTCATCTTCTTCATGCGTCAGCTGCAGGGCGGCAGTGGCAAGGCGATGACCTTCGGGAAGTCGAAGGCCAAGCTGCTCAGCGAGAGCCACAACAAGGTCACCTTCGCCGACGTGGCCGGCGTGGACGAGTGCAAGGAAGAGCTCGAGGAGATCGTCGCCTTCCTGAAGGACCCCAAGAAGTTCACCAAGCTCGGCGGCCGCATTCCCAAGGGCGTGCTGATGATGGGTCCTCCGGGCACGGGCAAGACGCTGCTCGCTCGCGCGGTGGCCGGTGAAGCGGGCGTGCCGTTCTTCTCCATCTCAGGCTCGGACTTCGTGGAGATGTTCGTGGGCGTCGGCGCCAGCCGCGTCCGCGACCTGTTCGAGCAGGGCAAGAAGAACGCCCCCTGCATCATCTTCATCGACGAGATCGACGCCGTGGGTCGTCACCGTGGCGCGGGTCTGGGCGGCGGTCACGACGAGCGTGAGCAGACGCTCAACCAGCTGCTCGTGGAGATGGACGGCTTCGAGTCCAACGATGGCGTCATCCTCATCGCCGCGACGAACCGTCCGGACGTGTTGGACCCCGCGCTGCAGCGTCCGGGTCGCTTCGACCGCCGCATCGTGGTGCCGAGGCCGGACCTGAAGGGTCGCCTGGGCGTGCTGAAGGTGCACACCCGCCGCGTGCCGCTGGCGCCCGAGGTGGACCTGGAGGTCATCGCTCGCGGTACGCCGGGCATGACGGGCGCGGACCTGGAGAACCTGGTGAACGAGTCGGCGCTGATGGCCGCGCGGCAGAACAAGGAGCGCGTGGACCTGAGCGACTTCGAGGCCGCCAAGGACAAGGTCTTCATGGGCCCCGAGCGGCGCTCGATGATCATGACCGAGAAGGAGAAGAAGAACACCGCGGTGCACGAGGCGGGGCACGCGCTGCTCGCCAAGCTGCTGCCGGGGTGCGACCCCCTCCACAAGGTCACCATCATCCCGCGTGGACAGGCGCTCGGCGTGACGTGGAGCCTGCCGACCGAGGACAAGGTCAACGGCTACAAGAAGCAGATGCTGGACCAGATCTCCATGGCCATGGGTGGCCGCATCGCCGAGGAGCTGCTCTTCAACGAGATGAGCAGCGGCGCGGCGAACGACATCGAGCGGGCGACGGAGACGGCGCGCGCCATGGTGTGCCGCTGGGGCATGAGCGAGAAGCTGGGGCCCCTCGCGTTCGGCAAGAGCGACGGTGAGGTGTTCCTGGGCCGCGACTTCAACTCGTCCAAGGACTACTCCGAGGACACGGCGCGGCAGATCGACTCCGAGGTCCGCAGCATCGTCGTCGGCTGCTACGAGCGGGGCCGCAACCTCCTCACGGAGAACCTGGAGGCGCTCAAGCGCGTCTCCGACGCCCTGGTGGAGTACGAGACGCTCGACGCCGAGGACGTGAACATCCTCCTGCAGGGTGGCCAGCTCACCCGTGAGCGTCCGCCCCCGCGCGTGAATGCTCCGCCGAAGGCGACGGAGAAGAAGGACAAGCGGAAGATCCTCGACGCACTCGAGGGCCTGCCGAAGATGGAGCCGAACAAGGCGTAG